One bacterium genomic window carries:
- the moaCB gene encoding bifunctional molybdenum cofactor biosynthesis protein MoaC/MoaB has translation MRDVSRKIRTLRIAVAEAVLSLQPETIGLIREGRVPKGDPQEVARVAAVQAAKNTPSIIPYCHPLPLDYAGVSYTFGDDWIKVRAEVKAIHKTGVEMEALTAAAVAALTLYDMLKMLDTTMEIREVRLVSKTGGKSGWDSEPPRGARAGVLVVSDSVAEGRRSDGSGRLIVERLETDGFAVPEYVIVPDDAEKVREALVRLADEAKLDLVLTTGGTGAGPRDVTPEAMESVIEREAPGIVEAARVYGGERSPLAMLSRGRAGLRGNTLIVNLPGSPGGVMESLDALFPALFHALRMLAGEGHNQ, from the coding sequence GTGCGGGATGTCTCACGCAAGATAAGGACTCTCAGGATCGCCGTGGCCGAGGCGGTGCTGAGCCTTCAGCCCGAGACCATCGGCCTGATCCGCGAGGGCCGTGTGCCCAAGGGCGACCCGCAGGAGGTGGCCCGCGTGGCCGCGGTCCAGGCGGCCAAGAACACTCCTTCAATAATTCCCTACTGCCATCCCCTGCCCCTGGATTACGCCGGGGTGAGCTACACTTTCGGCGACGACTGGATCAAGGTGCGCGCCGAGGTGAAAGCGATCCACAAGACCGGCGTGGAGATGGAGGCCCTCACCGCGGCCGCGGTGGCCGCGCTCACCCTGTACGACATGCTCAAGATGCTCGACACCACGATGGAGATACGCGAGGTGCGGCTGGTCTCCAAGACCGGCGGCAAGTCCGGCTGGGACAGCGAGCCGCCGCGGGGGGCGCGGGCCGGGGTGCTGGTGGTCTCCGACTCGGTGGCAGAGGGCCGCCGCAGCGACGGTTCCGGGCGGCTGATCGTGGAGCGCCTGGAGACGGACGGGTTCGCGGTGCCGGAATATGTGATCGTGCCGGATGATGCCGAAAAAGTGCGCGAAGCCCTGGTTCGCCTGGCCGATGAGGCCAAGCTCGACCTGGTGCTCACCACCGGCGGCACCGGGGCCGGGCCGCGGGATGTCACCCCCGAGGCCATGGAGAGCGTGATCGAGCGCGAGGCCCCGGGGATTGTCGAGGCGGCGCGGGTCTACGGCGGCGAGAGATCGCCGCTTGCCATGCTCTCGCGCGGGCGGGCCGGGCTTCGCGGCAACACTCTGATCGTCAACCTGCCCGGCTCGCCCGGCGGGGTGATGGAATCGCTGGATGCCCTGTTCCCGGCGCTCTTTCACGCTTTGCGCATGCTGGCCGGAGAGGGCCACAACCAATGA
- a CDS encoding UvrD-helicase domain-containing protein encodes MSGNPHSAPPDQAQRELIDRELTRCLLVEAAAGTGKTTKMVDRLLALLAAGSCRVESIAAVTFTRKAASELRGRFVAALERRAAASAEPQERARLAAALGSLDRCFIGTIHSFCARLLRERPVEAGVRVGFEEADDETDERVMAEAWQEFLAGIYAADSPWLDRLEALGLEPSVLESAYRNLCRFGDLGDDAWPAPEVPLTGSAAVIAELRRWCAHFDSLDLPEDTGNDELIPTGRLVTRLVRARDLDEPAGLAEVLEAFKKVKTVQKIWPGKKAQAGEELERWETFRSEHAAPWLERWRAHRYQAALGFALEGRKAYRGLLESRGLLSYQDLLCRAAALLRDNPAVRRYFRARFSHVLVDEFQDTDPLQAEVLLLLTATDPQETDWRRCVPAPGSLFVVGDPKQSIYRFRRADIVTYNQVRGRIEAAGGLRVALSANFRSDPEIIGWVNGAFEEAFAARAGDCSPEWMPLLPGRQPESPGELSGIRALRLPKEVSQITRVESLQVARFIRQAVDSGAGLPRTAAQLERGVPPAAKPGDFLIITRNRKHLRDFAAALESVGLPCAATGGGALDRVEELKMLHLALSALVRPDDPVRLAALLRSAAFGLSDRELYAFVRAGGRFDYRRTPPAGLEPALRDSLAGIFDTLKECALWLRQLPVVAAFHRIAARLGLFASAVAAGGGDMQAGSLARALELVRAVGREGLAAAVERLGELAYGKRQEESLSAAGAGGPAVRLMNLHQAKGLEAPVVFLADPSGADSGGREPEVHVDRGGGNPRGYLLISESYGPYASRPVACHPDWETFAAREKQFLEAEHLRLLYVAATRAGSMLVVTQRASYNNRNPWNYFAPVLEGAAELPAPGPQAGEAGPAAAFTLPDPIQAETEIQAAWSIAAQPSYDILAARKKAGVTGEDSYVASGSGAEFGSVVHQLLQAAMAHPGADLHNLARAVLREQELEQSRLESAIETVRAVVGSPLWARARAASLCLTEAPFTVLAPDSPPGRPQIVRGQIDLLFRESAGWVIVDYKTERPGAAGFGPLVERHAPQVRLYADYWRRMTGEPVAECGLFFTGEGTYIKI; translated from the coding sequence ATGAGCGGCAACCCTCACAGCGCGCCCCCGGACCAAGCCCAGCGCGAGCTGATCGACCGGGAGCTGACCCGCTGCCTCCTGGTGGAGGCCGCCGCGGGCACGGGCAAGACCACCAAGATGGTCGACCGTCTGCTGGCCCTGCTCGCCGCGGGGAGCTGCCGGGTGGAGAGCATCGCCGCGGTGACATTCACCCGCAAGGCCGCCTCCGAGCTGCGCGGGCGGTTCGTGGCCGCGCTGGAGCGACGAGCCGCCGCCTCCGCGGAGCCGCAGGAGCGCGCGCGTCTGGCCGCGGCCCTCGGGAGCCTCGACCGCTGCTTCATCGGCACGATCCACTCGTTCTGCGCGCGCCTTCTGCGGGAGCGCCCAGTGGAGGCCGGCGTGCGGGTGGGCTTCGAGGAGGCGGATGACGAGACCGATGAGCGGGTGATGGCCGAGGCCTGGCAGGAGTTCCTGGCCGGGATCTACGCCGCCGACAGTCCCTGGCTCGACCGTCTGGAGGCCCTGGGCCTGGAGCCCTCAGTCCTGGAGAGCGCCTACCGCAACCTCTGCCGTTTCGGCGACCTGGGGGATGACGCCTGGCCCGCCCCGGAGGTCCCGCTGACAGGCAGTGCGGCAGTGATCGCCGAACTGCGACGCTGGTGCGCCCATTTTGACTCGCTCGATCTGCCGGAGGACACGGGCAACGATGAGCTGATCCCCACGGGCCGTCTGGTGACCCGCCTGGTGCGGGCCCGCGACCTCGATGAGCCGGCCGGCCTGGCCGAGGTGCTGGAGGCGTTCAAGAAAGTCAAGACAGTCCAGAAAATCTGGCCCGGGAAAAAGGCCCAGGCCGGGGAAGAACTGGAACGCTGGGAGACATTCCGCAGCGAGCACGCCGCGCCCTGGCTGGAGCGCTGGCGGGCGCACCGCTATCAGGCGGCCCTGGGTTTCGCCCTGGAGGGGCGGAAAGCCTACCGCGGCCTTCTGGAATCGCGCGGCCTGCTCAGCTACCAGGACCTGCTCTGCCGGGCGGCGGCGCTTCTGCGCGACAACCCGGCGGTGCGGCGGTATTTCCGCGCGCGGTTCAGCCACGTGCTGGTGGATGAGTTCCAGGACACCGACCCCCTTCAGGCCGAGGTGCTTCTGCTGCTCACCGCCACCGACCCGCAGGAAACCGACTGGCGGCGCTGCGTACCCGCGCCCGGCTCTCTGTTCGTGGTGGGCGACCCCAAGCAGTCGATCTACCGTTTCCGCCGCGCCGATATAGTCACCTACAACCAGGTGCGCGGCCGGATCGAGGCCGCGGGTGGACTGCGGGTGGCCTTGAGCGCCAATTTCCGCTCCGACCCGGAGATTATCGGCTGGGTGAACGGGGCGTTCGAGGAGGCTTTCGCCGCGCGGGCCGGGGACTGCTCGCCCGAGTGGATGCCCCTTCTGCCCGGCCGCCAGCCGGAAAGCCCCGGCGAGCTGTCGGGGATACGTGCCCTGCGCTTGCCGAAAGAGGTGAGCCAGATCACCCGGGTGGAGAGCCTGCAGGTGGCGCGGTTCATCCGTCAGGCCGTGGACAGCGGCGCGGGCCTGCCCCGCACGGCGGCCCAGCTCGAACGCGGGGTGCCTCCAGCGGCCAAGCCGGGAGACTTCCTGATCATCACCCGCAACCGCAAGCATCTGCGCGATTTCGCCGCCGCCCTGGAGTCGGTCGGGCTGCCCTGCGCCGCCACCGGTGGGGGGGCGCTGGACCGGGTTGAGGAACTCAAAATGCTGCACCTGGCCCTTTCCGCCCTGGTCCGGCCGGATGACCCGGTGCGCCTGGCGGCGCTGTTGCGCAGCGCGGCGTTCGGCCTGAGCGACCGCGAGCTTTACGCGTTCGTGCGCGCCGGGGGACGGTTCGACTACCGCCGAACCCCGCCCGCCGGCCTGGAGCCCGCCCTGCGTGACAGTCTGGCCGGCATCTTCGACACGCTGAAAGAGTGCGCCCTCTGGCTGCGTCAGCTCCCGGTGGTGGCGGCTTTCCACCGCATAGCCGCGCGGCTGGGCCTTTTCGCCTCGGCCGTGGCCGCCGGGGGAGGAGACATGCAGGCCGGGAGCCTGGCCCGCGCCCTGGAGCTGGTCCGGGCGGTGGGACGCGAGGGCCTGGCCGCGGCGGTCGAGCGCCTGGGCGAGCTGGCCTACGGGAAGCGCCAGGAGGAAAGCCTCAGCGCCGCAGGCGCGGGCGGCCCGGCGGTCAGGCTAATGAACCTGCATCAGGCCAAGGGCCTCGAGGCGCCGGTGGTGTTCCTGGCCGATCCCTCCGGCGCGGACAGCGGCGGCCGCGAGCCCGAGGTGCACGTGGACCGCGGCGGCGGCAACCCCCGCGGCTACCTTCTGATCAGCGAAAGCTACGGACCGTATGCCTCTCGTCCGGTGGCCTGCCACCCGGACTGGGAGACTTTTGCCGCGCGCGAAAAGCAGTTCCTGGAGGCCGAGCACCTGCGCCTTCTGTACGTGGCCGCCACCCGGGCCGGCTCGATGCTGGTGGTCACCCAGCGCGCCAGCTACAATAACCGCAACCCCTGGAACTATTTCGCCCCAGTACTGGAGGGAGCCGCGGAGCTGCCCGCGCCCGGGCCGCAGGCGGGCGAGGCCGGGCCGGCTGCCGCCTTCACCCTGCCCGACCCTATACAGGCGGAAACTGAGATACAGGCGGCCTGGAGCATCGCCGCGCAGCCCAGCTATGACATTCTGGCCGCCCGAAAAAAAGCCGGAGTCACGGGCGAGGATTCCTACGTGGCCTCAGGCTCCGGGGCCGAGTTCGGCTCGGTGGTGCACCAGCTACTGCAGGCGGCCATGGCGCACCCGGGAGCTGATCTGCACAACCTGGCCCGTGCGGTCCTGCGAGAACAGGAACTGGAGCAGTCCCGGCTGGAGAGCGCCATCGAGACCGTGCGGGCCGTGGTTGGCTCGCCTCTCTGGGCCCGCGCCCGGGCGGCATCCCTCTGCCTGACCGAGGCCCCGTTCACTGTGCTCGCCCCGGACAGTCCGCCCGGGCGGCCCCAGATTGTCCGCGGCCAGATCGACCTTCTGTTCCGCGAGAGCGCCGGCTGGGTGATAGTGGACTACAAGACCGAGCGGCCTGGAGCGGCTGGTTTCGGGCCCCTGGTCGAGCGTCACGCCCCCCAGGTGCGCCTCTACGCCGACTACTGGCGGCGCATGACCGGCGAGCCGGTGGCCGAGTGCGGGCTTTTCTTTACCGGCGAGGGGACATACATTAAAATCTGA